Genomic window (Sphingobacteriales bacterium):
GAATTTTATCAGGAATCAGAAATTTTTTCAGCTATCTTCAGGAAGAGCAGGTCATCAGTCAGAATCCTGCCGATCTGATTGATTTACCTCGGATTGGCCGTAAACTGCCGGTGGTTCTGACGGTTGAAGAAATTGATGCCATTGTCGGGCAGATAGACCACTCAACTCCTGAAGGCACACGAAACCGTTGTATCATTGAAGTTTTATATGGCTGCGGACTCAGGGTCAGCGAACTGGTTAACTTAAAAATATCACAGATTTATTTTCAGTATGATTACCTGAAAATTATCGGAAAGGGAAATAAAGAGCGCATGGTCCCATTGGGAAGCGAAGCCAAAAAACAATTATTGCTGTACATTAATAGCGTGAGAAAGCATGGAAAAATTGCCAAAGGATATCAGGAATATGTTTTTTTAAACAGATTTGGTAAAAAACTCAGCAGGGTGATGATTTTTATGATTATCAAAGACTTATGTGAAAAAGCCGGTATCAGGAAAAAGGTAAGTCCGCATACTTTCCGCCATTCTTTTGCTACACATCTGGTGGATGGAGGAGCCGACCTCAGGGCAGTTCAGGAAATGCTGGGGCATGCTTCCATCACAACCACAGAGATCTATACCCACCTTGATACTTCTTATCTGAAGGATACCATTATTCAATATCATCCCCGTTCATAAAAAAAGATAATCAATTATTTCAAAGTTAACCTGTGATTACCGGAACTTCGATTATCTTTCAGGCTTATTAAAATACAGTTTAAATGCATGATTTCAATAAAAGATACATTTTCAATACGTTGGCGATGCTTTTTGTTTTTGCAGTTATTTTTTCTTCCTGTACCAGATATTATTATGGAAGTGCCTCAAACAAAGCATTTTGCAAACCATTGGAACGTGAATACAGGAGTTATGAACGTATGCTGAAGA
Coding sequences:
- the xerD gene encoding site-specific tyrosine recombinase XerD, which translates into the protein MDKDFIQGYRIYLKLERGLSANSVEAYLNDLSKLLLFTEGKNHGFSIEKTDKETLRSFILWINEMGLSASSQSRILSGIRNFFSYLQEEQVISQNPADLIDLPRIGRKLPVVLTVEEIDAIVGQIDHSTPEGTRNRCIIEVLYGCGLRVSELVNLKISQIYFQYDYLKIIGKGNKERMVPLGSEAKKQLLLYINSVRKHGKIAKGYQEYVFLNRFGKKLSRVMIFMIIKDLCEKAGIRKKVSPHTFRHSFATHLVDGGADLRAVQEMLGHASITTTEIYTHLDTSYLKDTIIQYHPRS